The genomic stretch CAGCGGGCGGCCATCTTCGATCCTTATGTCGACTATATCCTGGGGGCCCTGGAGGAGATGAAATCGCTACTCGGGCAGCGCGACATTCCCCTCGTAGTGGTGGCCTATCCGGCCGAGTGGCACATCGACGAGTCGCTGCGCCGGGAAATGCTGCAGCGATTCGAGTTGCCCGATGAACGCTTCGAGTGGACCCGCGCCCAGCGGCTGCTGGAGGAGTTCTGCCACCGTCACGGCATCGATTTTCACGACCTCGCCGCAGTTTTCCGGCAGGCGCGCCGAGAGGGGCGGCAGCTTTACCTTCCGGCAGATTCCCACTGGAATCCCGAGGGCAATCGCCTGGCCGCCGAGCAGTTGTTTCAGATCGTCTCCGCATACGTCGAAAACTAGCTTGGGGGCGGGGTGCTCGGCTGGGACCCTGTGCTATGATGGACTCTCGCTCGAAGCGATTGACAGGCTCCGGGTCCTGTGCAACGCGCCCCTCGAACCATGTCAGGTCCGGAAGGAAGCAGCATTAAGGGGTTCCGCGCGTGTGCCGCAGGTTCCCCGGGGCCTGACCCGCCTCGTGTTCCTTTCCGGCCGGGTGTGCTGGAAGGCCGCGACGGCAACCTAGAGCCCCAGCCAGGACGGCCCCGCCAGGTCGCTGTCCTGTGAAAGAAACCGCCGCCTCACATGTCCTATCAGGTCATTGCCCGCAAGTACCGTCCCCAGACCTTCGACGAAGTGGTGGGACAGCGCCTGGTCACCCGCACCTTGAAGAACGCCATCGAAAGCGGACGCATCGCTCACGCTTTTCTCTTTTCAGGCGTGCGGGGAGTGGGCAAGACCACCACGGCGCGCATCCTGGCCAAGGCCTTGAACTGCCATGAAGGGCTCTCGCCGGAGCCCTGCGGAAAGTGCCCGTCCTGCCAGGAGATCGCGGCCTCCAACTCGGTGGACGTGCAGGAGATCGACGCCGCTTCCAACACCGGCGTGGACTCCATACGCGAGCTGAGGGAAAGCGTCCGCTACGGCACCTCCCGCGACCGCTTCAAGATCTTCATCATCGACGAGGTGCACATGCTTTCCAACGCGGCCTTCAACGCCTTGTTGAAGACCCTGGAAGAGCCTCCTCAACACGTCAAGTTCGTGATGGCCACCACCGAGGTCCACAAGATCCCGGTCACCATCACCTCGCGCTGCCAGCACTTCGAATTCAAGCCCATCCAGTTCGCCGAGATCCTGCAGCGCCTCAAGGATATCGTCAAGGCCGAAGGCATCGAAATTTCAAACTATGCTTTGCGGGCCATCGCCAACGAGGGGCAGGGAAGCATGCGCGACGCTCAGTCGGCGCTCGATCAGGTTCTCTCTTACGGCGGCAGCGAGATCTCCGACGAGGACGTCCGCAGTCTGCTGGGCGTGGTGGACGAGGGACTGATCGCCGAGGTGGCCGATGCAGTGCTGGGCCAGAACCGCAAGGCTTTGCTGGAGCACATGCAGGCGCTGCTGGAAAGCGGATCAGACCCTCAGCACTTCTGCCGCGAACTGGTGCAGCACGTGCGCAACCTGATGGTCTGCCGGGCCGCCGGCTGGGACGAGCGGCTGCTCCATCTGCCCGATACCCAACGCCAAAAGGTGGAAGAGCAGGCCAAGCGCTTTTCGGGCATCGACTTGATCCGCTTCTATGACCTGTTGGCCAAGACTCAGAACGAGCTGCGCTGGCACAACCGTCCTTACATCCATCTGGAAATCGCCCTGATGAAGCTGGTGGAGCTATCGCGCCTGCCCGACATCGAGGAGGTGATTGGACAGGTGCGCTCGGGACAGGCTCCTTCGGTGAGCGGAGGCAGCGGGACTGCCACGGCGGAACGCGAGCCCCGTCCTGTGCCTCCAGAGCCCGCACCCCCAGAGCCCGCGCCCCCAGAGCCCGCGTCCGAGGCCCGGGACGAGCCGCCTCCGCCCTCGGCCGTCGCGGACGCCGAAGTCCCGCAACAACTCCTGCAAGCCGTCCGCAACCGCAAGCCCGATCTGGCCGGCCTGCTTCCGGGCGCCGAGAAAATCCGCTACCAGGACGGAAAGCTGGTGATAGGCCTTCCCCGCGGAGGCGGATTTCAGGGCCGCATGCTGGGGAGCAAGGAGAACCGGCGGATACTGAAGGATCTTTGTGCTAAGATCACGGGCTCGCGCCCAAGCGTAGAATTGAGAGAAGATGATGCTGGCGATGACTCGTCCGATGCCGGAGCGGACCCTGAAAAGGATCCCAAGGTGAGAGCTTTCCTGGAGGCCTTTCCCGGCAAGTACATCGTCGAGAAGGAGTAAAAGAGCATTATGAATATGAAGAGCTTTCAGAAGATGATGAAGCAGGCTCAGCAGATGCAGGCCAAGCTTGAGAAAGAAATGGGCGAGATGCAGATGGAGGCCTCCTCGGGCGGAGGCATGGTGACCGTGATCATGGACGGTACCAAACAACTGCAGTCGATAAAGATCGATCCCGAGGCGGTCGATCCCGAAGACACCGAAATGCTGCAGGACTTGATTCTGGCCGCCGTCAACGAGGCGGCCCGCAAGGTCGATGAAGCTGTCTCCGAGCAGATGGGAGGCATGAGCGACATGTTGGGGGGCATGGGCCTGCACTAAGTTGTCCCGTCGGCCAACGGTTCGCTCCGGGAACACGGGGAGTCGCGTCCGCAGAGGACGCACCCCGGCGCCGACCGCGGCCTCGGGCTTGGTGGCGGCCCGACAGACCTGGACCCTACAATCACGCCATGGATCCACGCCGCGACCCGGTCCAGAACCTCATCGAAGAGTTGAAGAAATTGCCCGGAATCGGGAGCAAGAGCGCCCAGCGCTTGGCTTTTCACCTGATCCGCCAGCCCCGCGAAACCGCCCAGCGTCTCTCCGAAGCCCTCATCCGGCTCAAAGACGACCTGGTGCTGTGCTCGCTTTGCAACAATATCGCCGGCAGCGATCCCTGCCGCTTCTGTTCCGATCCCAACCGCGACGCATCCACCATCTGCGTGGTGGAAGAACCCTTCAATATCGTGTCCATCGAGGCCAGCGGATACCACGGCCGCTATCATGTGCTGCACGGCGCCATCAAGCCCCTGGAGGGCATCGGTCCCGAAGACCTCAAGGTCAAGAGTCTGCTCGAGCGGCTGCGCGACGACGAGGTGAAGGAAATCATCGTGGCCACCAACGCCACCTCGGACGGCGAAGCCACGGCTCTCTACCTCAACAAGCTGATCAAGCCGCTGGGGGTGCGCGTCACCCGCATCGCCCAGGGCATCCCGGTGGGCAGCGACCTGGAGTTCGCCGACCAAGTCACCATCTCCCGCGCCTTCTCCGGCCGCCGCGAGATGTAGGGGGCAGGTGTATGAAAGTAATTCCAGGAGTTACTGGTGACGAGCCTGGGTAGCCTCAGTGACCGGTGCGCCCTTGGGCCAGGTCGACAGCGTGGGGCAAGAGCTTTTGCACGGCTTGCAGCGATTCCAGGGCGCCTTTGGGGCTGCCCGGGAGGCACAGGACCACTTTGCCGTTAAGGGTGCCGGCCAGCGAGCGGGAGAGGGCGGCGAAGGGAGTCTTCTTGAGCCCTTCCGCACGCATCAGTTCGGCCAAGCCGGCGGCGGTCCTGTCCAGAAGGGGCTGGACGGCTTCCGGAGTCACGTCGCGGGGACCCAGGCCGGTGCCGCCGGTGCTGAGCAGCAAGTCGAGGTCGTCGCGTCCGGCCCAGGACCGGATAACCTCCCCAATCTGTCCGGGTTCGTCGGGGACGGTCTGACGCTCTTTGACCACCCATCCCAGCGACTCGGCTTCTTCAGCCAGGGCCTGCCCTGACAGATCGTCCCGCTGGCCGTGAAAGCACCCGTCGCTCACCGTCAGAATGGCGGTCCGCAGCTTCTTCATCCGCCCGACTCCTCGATCCAGGTCTCGCCGTCCTGGTAGTGCTCCTTCTTCCAGATGGGGACGCTGGTCTTGAGGGTGTCGATGATCCAGCGGCAAGCCTGAAAGGCCTCGCCCCGGTGGGCCGAGGAGACGGCGATGAAGACGCTGCTGTCGCCGATTTGCAGGTGCCCCACCCGGTGGACCACGCAGACCCCGCGAAGCGGCCATTTTTCCAGGGCCTGCAGGCGAAGCCTCTCGAGCTGCTTGCGGGCCATGCTCTCGTAGCATTGGTATTCCAGCGAGGTGACGTTCTTGCCGCGGGCGTGATCGCGCACGACGCCGTCAAAAGTCACCACGGCGCCCGCTCCCGCATGGGCCACCGAATCCATCACGGCCTGGTGATCGATGGCGTCCCGCGTCAAGTCGGCCCATCCCTGCCCAGTCTTGGCGGCGGAGGCGCCGCTCCCGCCGCTGACAGGCGGGAAAAAGGCGATTTCGTCGCCGTCGGCGACCGGTTGCTGCCATTGGGCATATTCCTCGTTGACGGCCACCAGCAAGGAGGGCCTGTAGGGCGCCAGCCCGGGAAAGCGCTTGAGCAGGCGGGCGAAGACTTCCTCGGCGGTTTGCTGCCCGCGGGACTCGAGCTGCAGCTGCGAGGTCCCGGCCACATCGCGCAAGGAAGCGAAGAAGAGCACGCTTATCATCAGGCTTGCGATTATAGCCGAGGCCGCTTTTCCTCGTTTGGCGGGGAGTTTGCTAGACTACGGAGTATGAAGCGTTTGCGACGGTCCGGGCTGGGATTCGCACTTTTGATGTTGCTCGCATCGCCTCTGGCCGCCGGCATCGTCAAGGTGCGGGTGGACGGGGTGATCGATCCCATCACCGCCGAATTCATCCGGGGGGCCGTCGAGCAAGCCGAGAGCGAACAGGCCGAGTTCCTGCTCATCGAACTGTCCACGCCGGGAGGGCTGGGCGTTTCCATGCAGGAGATCGTCCAGGAGATTCTCAACTCCGAGGTTCCGGTCGTCTGCTATGTGACGCCGCGCGGCACCCACGCGGCATCGGCCGGCTTCTTTATTCTCCTGGCCGCCGACGTGGCCGTGATGGCGCCCGGCACCAACACCGGAGCCGCCACGCCCATTTTTCCCTTCGGCCTGGACAACGAAGTCCTGCTCAAGAAGGTGAAGAACGACGCCTTGGCCAGTTTGCGCAGCATCGTGGAGAGACGCAACCGCAACTACGAGCTGGCGGCCAAGGCTGTCGAGGAGGCGGCCTCCTTTACCGAGCAAGAAGCGCTGGACGGCAACCTCATCGACCTCATCGCCGAAGATGAGGAGGACCTGCTCAATCAGCTCGAAGGACGCGAGGTGTCACGCTTCAACGGTCAGGTGGAACGCCTGCGCGCCTCGGGACAGAGCATCACCCAGGTGCAGAAGACCTACCGCCAGCAGTTGCTCTCCACCGTGGCCAATCCCAACGTGGCGCTGGTGCTGGCGGTGATCGGGGTGCTCGGCTTGTATTTCGAACTCACCAATCCCGGACTCATCGTCCCCGGGGTGCTGGGAGCCATCTCGCTTTTGCTGGGGCTGATGGGCTTCTCCCTGCTGCCCGTCAACCTGATCGGAGTGGCGCTGATTCTGCTGGCCATCGGACTGTTCATCGCCGAGGTCAAGGTGCAGGGGTTCGGCGTGCTGGGAATCGGGGGCGCAATTGCAATGTTCTTGGGACTGTTGCTTTTGATCGACAGTCCTTTTCCGGCTTTGAGGATCAACATGTGGTTGGCGGCGGGCGTCGTCATCGGATTCGCTGCTATCTTCATCTTCCTGTTTCGACTGGCCCTGAAGGCTTTCCAGTCGCCCTCGGCCATGGGGGACGAATCGCTGGTGGGCATGGAAGGCCAAGCGCGCAGCGAAATCACGGCGCGGGGAGGAAAAGTCTTCGTCAACGGCGAGTGGTGGGACGCCTCCTCCAGCGAACCCATCCCGGCCGGCAGCCGGGTGAGGGTGGTGGGAAGCAAGCACCAGACGCTGCTCGTCGAATACGAAGGCGAAGCCTGACGTAAGGCCGATGAGCGTCACCATCGGATGTTAATCTGCAACCGGAGTCCTTGGAAAGGGAGGCCATGTTATGGGCGCGATTTTTGCCATTCCTCTACTCGTCATCGTTCTTTATCTGCTGTCCGCCATCAAGATCCTGCGGGAGTATGAGCGGGGCGTCATTTTTCGTCTGGGGCGGGTCTTGTCGACGCCCAAGGGACCTGGTATCTGCTTCGTGTTCTATCCGTTGGACCGCATGGAGCGCATCAGCCTGCGCACGGTGACCATGGACGTGCCTCCCCAGGACGTCATCACCCGCGACAACGTCTCGGTCAAGGTCAACGCCATCGTCTACTTGAGGGTGCGCGACGCCAACGCCGCCGTGGTGACGGTCGAAAACTACCTCTATGCCTGCTCCCAGTTGGCTCAGACCACCTTGCGCTCGGTGCTGGGCGAGGTCGAACTCGACGATCTGCTCAGCCAGCGCGAAGACCTCAACGAACGGCTGCAGTCGATCCTCGACCAGCACACCGATCCCTGGGGCATCAAGGTCTCCATGGTCGAGGTCAAAACCGTCGACCTTCCCGAGTCGATGCAGCGGGCCATGGCACGCCAGGCCGAAGCCGAACGCGAGAAGCGCGCCAAGATCATCCACGCCGACGGTGAGTTCCAGGCCGCCAAGCAGTTGCTGGAGGCCGCCCGCACCATGGCCAAGGAACCCATTACCGTCCAGTTGCGCTATCTCTCGACCCTGACCGAGATCGGCGCCGAACAGAATTCAACCATCGTTTTTCCGCTGCCGCTGGACATGGTCAAGCCCATGATCGAAGGATTCGAATCCATAGCCAAGGCCTACTCCGGCAAGGACGGAAACCAGGACCAGTCCGATGGGTAATCTCAAGCCGCGGGAAACCCTTTACCTCTACCTCTTCATGGTGGGCTTCTCTTTCGCCCTCTTCGCCCTGGGGGTGTGGGTGGGCAAGACCTACTACGTCGGCGCCCAGGCCGAAGAGACCGCACAGACGCAGTCTCCGCCACCCCTGGCCTCCAAAGAAGGTGAGGAGGAAGAGCCCGATCTGGACTTCTACGAGAATCTGGTGGGCGACAGCCAGTCGGAGAGCCGTTC from Acidobacteriota bacterium encodes the following:
- the dnaX gene encoding DNA polymerase III subunit gamma/tau, whose amino-acid sequence is MSYQVIARKYRPQTFDEVVGQRLVTRTLKNAIESGRIAHAFLFSGVRGVGKTTTARILAKALNCHEGLSPEPCGKCPSCQEIAASNSVDVQEIDAASNTGVDSIRELRESVRYGTSRDRFKIFIIDEVHMLSNAAFNALLKTLEEPPQHVKFVMATTEVHKIPVTITSRCQHFEFKPIQFAEILQRLKDIVKAEGIEISNYALRAIANEGQGSMRDAQSALDQVLSYGGSEISDEDVRSLLGVVDEGLIAEVADAVLGQNRKALLEHMQALLESGSDPQHFCRELVQHVRNLMVCRAAGWDERLLHLPDTQRQKVEEQAKRFSGIDLIRFYDLLAKTQNELRWHNRPYIHLEIALMKLVELSRLPDIEEVIGQVRSGQAPSVSGGSGTATAEREPRPVPPEPAPPEPAPPEPASEARDEPPPPSAVADAEVPQQLLQAVRNRKPDLAGLLPGAEKIRYQDGKLVIGLPRGGGFQGRMLGSKENRRILKDLCAKITGSRPSVELREDDAGDDSSDAGADPEKDPKVRAFLEAFPGKYIVEKE
- a CDS encoding YbaB/EbfC family nucleoid-associated protein, with product MNMKSFQKMMKQAQQMQAKLEKEMGEMQMEASSGGGMVTVIMDGTKQLQSIKIDPEAVDPEDTEMLQDLILAAVNEAARKVDEAVSEQMGGMSDMLGGMGLH
- the recR gene encoding recombination mediator RecR; the encoded protein is MDPRRDPVQNLIEELKKLPGIGSKSAQRLAFHLIRQPRETAQRLSEALIRLKDDLVLCSLCNNIAGSDPCRFCSDPNRDASTICVVEEPFNIVSIEASGYHGRYHVLHGAIKPLEGIGPEDLKVKSLLERLRDDEVKEIIVATNATSDGEATALYLNKLIKPLGVRVTRIAQGIPVGSDLEFADQVTISRAFSGRREM
- a CDS encoding MogA/MoaB family molybdenum cofactor biosynthesis protein, with translation MKKLRTAILTVSDGCFHGQRDDLSGQALAEEAESLGWVVKERQTVPDEPGQIGEVIRSWAGRDDLDLLLSTGGTGLGPRDVTPEAVQPLLDRTAAGLAELMRAEGLKKTPFAALSRSLAGTLNGKVVLCLPGSPKGALESLQAVQKLLPHAVDLAQGRTGH
- the moaD gene encoding molybdopterin converting factor subunit 1; its protein translation is MISVLFFASLRDVAGTSQLQLESRGQQTAEEVFARLLKRFPGLAPYRPSLLVAVNEEYAQWQQPVADGDEIAFFPPVSGGSGASAAKTGQGWADLTRDAIDHQAVMDSVAHAGAGAVVTFDGVVRDHARGKNVTSLEYQCYESMARKQLERLRLQALEKWPLRGVCVVHRVGHLQIGDSSVFIAVSSAHRGEAFQACRWIIDTLKTSVPIWKKEHYQDGETWIEESGG
- a CDS encoding nodulation protein NfeD, with amino-acid sequence MKRLRRSGLGFALLMLLASPLAAGIVKVRVDGVIDPITAEFIRGAVEQAESEQAEFLLIELSTPGGLGVSMQEIVQEILNSEVPVVCYVTPRGTHAASAGFFILLAADVAVMAPGTNTGAATPIFPFGLDNEVLLKKVKNDALASLRSIVERRNRNYELAAKAVEEAASFTEQEALDGNLIDLIAEDEEDLLNQLEGREVSRFNGQVERLRASGQSITQVQKTYRQQLLSTVANPNVALVLAVIGVLGLYFELTNPGLIVPGVLGAISLLLGLMGFSLLPVNLIGVALILLAIGLFIAEVKVQGFGVLGIGGAIAMFLGLLLLIDSPFPALRINMWLAAGVVIGFAAIFIFLFRLALKAFQSPSAMGDESLVGMEGQARSEITARGGKVFVNGEWWDASSSEPIPAGSRVRVVGSKHQTLLVEYEGEA
- a CDS encoding slipin family protein encodes the protein MGAIFAIPLLVIVLYLLSAIKILREYERGVIFRLGRVLSTPKGPGICFVFYPLDRMERISLRTVTMDVPPQDVITRDNVSVKVNAIVYLRVRDANAAVVTVENYLYACSQLAQTTLRSVLGEVELDDLLSQREDLNERLQSILDQHTDPWGIKVSMVEVKTVDLPESMQRAMARQAEAEREKRAKIIHADGEFQAAKQLLEAARTMAKEPITVQLRYLSTLTEIGAEQNSTIVFPLPLDMVKPMIEGFESIAKAYSGKDGNQDQSDG